One window of Cellulomonas shaoxiangyii genomic DNA carries:
- the carB gene encoding carbamoyl-phosphate synthase large subunit, translated as MPRRDDLHSVLVIGSGPIVIGQAAEFDYSGTQACRVLKEEGLRVILVNSNPATIMTDPEFADATYIEPITTEVLTSIIAKERPDAILPTLGGQTALNAAIALDEAGVLEEYDVELIGANIPAIQKGEDRQQFKDVVEIAGGESARSAIVHTVDEALLAADDLGYPMVVRPSFTMGGLGSGIAYDEQDLRRIVGQGLHYSPTTEVLLEESILGWKEYELELMRDKNDNVVVVCSIENVDAVGVHTGDSVTVAPALTLTDREYQRLRDIGIAVIREVGVDTGGCNIQFAVHPDTGRIIVIEMNPRVSRSSALASKATGFPIAKIAAKLAVGYTLDEIPNDITGSTPASFEPTLDYVVVKVPRFAFEKFPAADPTLTTTMKSVGEAMALGRNFTEALGKAMRSLDKKGSTFHWDGEPAQGAELDRLVASISRPTEGRLIDVQQVLRAGVAVDEVYARTGIDPWFLDQVQLVNEVAAETAAAPVLTREVLAHAKRHGLSDVQVASLRETSEDAVRRTRWALGVRPVYKTVDTCAAEFAARTPYHYSSYDEETEVAPRERPAVLILGSGPNRIGQGIEFDYSCVHAALALKGEFETVMVNCNPETVSTDYDTSDRLYFEPLTFEDVLEVYEAELRAGPVAGLIVTLGGQTPLSLAQRLADAGLPILGTPPDAIDAAEDRAEFGKVLAAAGLPAPAFGTATTLEGARQTARRIGFPVLVRPSYVLGGRGMEIVYDEPQLTEYVERALADAEGTRASLPPLLIDRFLDDAIEIDVDAIYDGTELYLGGVMEHIEEAGIHSGDSACALPPITLSAAELQRIRTSTEAIARGVGVRGLLNIQFALVSDVLYVLEANPRASRTAPFVSKATGVSLAKAAALVMVGRSIARLRAEGILPDVDAGTLDLDAPIAVKEAVLPFKRFRTADGQVVDTVLGPEMRSTGEVMGFDVDFPTAFAKSQAASFGGLPQSGRVFISVADRDKRSIVFPVKRLVELGFEILATEGTAAVLRRSGIASRVVRKHSGGRGPAGEPTIVDLITAGEVDMVVNTPSGQGARADGYEIRAATTAADKAIVTTVQQLGAAVQAIDAARLGPFRVTSLQEHAAAARARREALVVATQGAA; from the coding sequence ATGCCCCGCCGCGACGACCTGCACAGCGTCCTCGTCATCGGCTCCGGCCCGATCGTGATCGGGCAGGCCGCCGAGTTCGACTACTCCGGGACGCAGGCGTGCCGGGTGCTCAAGGAGGAGGGCCTGCGCGTCATCCTCGTGAACTCCAACCCCGCCACGATCATGACGGACCCCGAGTTCGCCGACGCCACGTACATCGAGCCGATCACGACCGAGGTGCTGACCTCGATCATCGCCAAGGAGCGCCCCGACGCGATCCTGCCGACGCTGGGCGGCCAGACGGCGCTCAACGCGGCGATCGCGCTCGACGAGGCGGGTGTGCTCGAGGAGTACGACGTCGAGCTGATCGGCGCCAACATCCCGGCGATCCAGAAGGGCGAGGACCGCCAGCAGTTCAAGGACGTCGTCGAGATCGCCGGCGGCGAGTCCGCGCGGTCCGCCATCGTGCACACGGTCGACGAGGCCCTGCTGGCGGCCGACGACCTCGGCTACCCGATGGTCGTGCGCCCGTCCTTCACGATGGGCGGCCTGGGCTCGGGCATCGCCTACGACGAGCAGGACCTGCGTCGCATCGTCGGGCAGGGCCTGCACTACTCACCCACGACCGAGGTGCTCCTCGAGGAGTCGATCCTCGGCTGGAAGGAGTACGAGCTCGAGCTCATGCGCGACAAGAACGACAACGTCGTGGTCGTCTGCTCGATCGAGAACGTCGACGCGGTCGGCGTGCACACGGGCGACTCCGTGACGGTCGCGCCCGCGCTGACGCTGACGGACCGCGAGTACCAGCGCCTGCGGGACATCGGCATCGCGGTCATCCGCGAGGTCGGGGTCGACACGGGCGGCTGCAACATCCAGTTCGCCGTCCACCCGGACACGGGCCGCATCATCGTCATCGAGATGAACCCGCGCGTGTCGCGGTCCTCCGCGCTCGCGTCGAAGGCGACCGGCTTCCCGATCGCGAAGATCGCGGCCAAGCTCGCGGTGGGCTACACCCTCGACGAGATCCCCAACGACATCACCGGGTCCACGCCCGCGTCGTTCGAGCCGACGCTCGACTACGTCGTCGTCAAGGTCCCGCGGTTCGCGTTCGAGAAGTTCCCCGCGGCGGACCCGACCCTCACGACGACCATGAAGTCGGTCGGCGAGGCGATGGCCCTCGGGCGGAACTTCACCGAGGCGCTCGGCAAGGCGATGCGCTCGCTCGACAAGAAGGGCTCGACGTTCCACTGGGACGGCGAGCCGGCGCAGGGCGCGGAGCTGGACCGTCTCGTCGCGTCGATCTCGCGCCCCACCGAGGGCCGGCTCATCGACGTCCAGCAGGTGCTGCGGGCGGGTGTCGCGGTCGACGAGGTCTACGCGCGCACCGGGATCGACCCGTGGTTCCTCGACCAGGTGCAGCTCGTCAACGAGGTCGCGGCCGAGACCGCCGCCGCGCCGGTCCTGACGCGCGAGGTGCTCGCGCACGCGAAGCGGCACGGCCTCTCCGACGTCCAGGTCGCGTCCCTGCGGGAGACGAGCGAGGACGCGGTGCGCCGCACCCGCTGGGCGCTCGGCGTGCGGCCCGTCTACAAGACGGTCGACACGTGCGCCGCGGAGTTCGCCGCGCGCACGCCGTACCACTACTCGTCCTACGACGAGGAGACCGAGGTCGCGCCGCGCGAGCGTCCCGCGGTCCTCATCCTCGGCTCGGGCCCCAACCGCATCGGTCAGGGCATCGAGTTCGACTACTCGTGCGTGCACGCCGCGCTGGCGCTCAAGGGCGAGTTCGAGACCGTCATGGTCAACTGCAACCCCGAGACCGTGTCGACGGACTACGACACGTCGGACCGGCTGTACTTCGAGCCGCTGACGTTCGAGGACGTGCTCGAGGTCTACGAGGCGGAGCTGCGGGCCGGACCGGTCGCAGGGTTGATCGTGACGCTGGGCGGCCAGACGCCGCTGTCGCTCGCGCAGCGGCTCGCCGACGCCGGCCTGCCGATCCTCGGCACGCCGCCCGACGCGATCGACGCCGCCGAGGACCGCGCGGAGTTCGGCAAGGTCCTCGCGGCCGCCGGGCTCCCGGCGCCGGCGTTCGGCACCGCGACGACGCTCGAGGGCGCGCGCCAGACCGCGCGCCGCATCGGCTTCCCCGTGCTCGTGCGCCCGTCGTACGTGCTGGGCGGCCGCGGCATGGAGATCGTCTACGACGAGCCGCAGCTCACCGAGTACGTGGAGCGCGCGCTGGCGGACGCGGAGGGCACGCGGGCGTCGCTGCCGCCGCTGCTCATCGACCGCTTCCTCGACGACGCCATCGAGATCGACGTCGACGCGATCTACGACGGCACCGAGCTCTACCTCGGCGGCGTCATGGAGCACATCGAGGAGGCCGGCATCCACTCCGGCGACTCGGCGTGCGCGCTGCCGCCGATCACGCTGTCGGCGGCGGAGCTGCAGCGCATCCGCACCTCGACCGAGGCGATCGCCCGGGGCGTCGGCGTGCGCGGCCTGCTCAACATCCAGTTCGCGCTCGTGTCCGACGTGCTCTACGTGCTCGAGGCGAACCCCCGCGCGTCCCGCACGGCGCCGTTCGTGTCGAAGGCGACGGGCGTCTCGCTGGCCAAGGCGGCGGCGCTGGTCATGGTGGGCCGCTCCATCGCCCGGCTGCGTGCGGAGGGGATCCTGCCGGACGTCGACGCCGGCACGCTCGACCTCGACGCGCCGATCGCCGTGAAGGAGGCCGTGCTGCCGTTCAAGCGGTTCCGCACCGCCGACGGCCAGGTCGTCGACACGGTCCTCGGCCCGGAGATGCGCTCGACCGGCGAGGTCATGGGCTTCGACGTGGACTTCCCGACGGCGTTCGCGAAGTCGCAGGCGGCGTCGTTCGGCGGCCTGCCGCAGTCCGGCCGGGTGTTCATCTCGGTCGCCGACCGCGACAAGCGCTCGATCGTCTTCCCGGTCAAGCGGCTCGTGGAGCTCGGGTTCGAGATCCTCGCGACCGAGGGCACGGCGGCGGTGCTGCGCCGGTCCGGCATCGCGTCGCGCGTGGTGCGCAAGCACTCCGGGGGCCGCGGACCCGCGGGGGAGCCGACCATCGTCGACCTCATCACCGCGGGCGAGGTCGACATGGTCGTCAACACGCCGTCGGGCCAGGGCGCGCGCGCCGACGGCTACGAGATCCGCGCCGCGACGACCGCCGCCGACAAGGCGATCGTCACGACGGTGCAGCAGCTGGGCGCCGCCGTGCAGGCCATCGACGCGGCCCGCCTCGGCCCGTTCCGGGTGACGAGCCTGCAGGAGCACGCGGCCGCCGCCCGGGCGCGCCGCGAGGCGCTGGTCGTGGCGACCCAGGGAGCGGCGTGA